The Oceanispirochaeta sp. M1 genomic interval GATTCGCCGAGACAGGAGATGAGGGTAAGGCTCTGGAAACCAGACTCCGGGTTCTGCCTGAGAAATACGGCTGTAGAATCCTGGGTCCCAACTCCCTTGGCGTCTTTGTCCCTTCCAGTAATCTTGATACTATCTTTGTTGAACATGGAGATCAGGCTCTCTCTGAGGGTGGAGGTGTCGCTTTCATCACTCAGAGCGGTTCGGTTGGAGTCGAGTCTCTGGGGCTGGCAAGCAACAGCGGTTTTGGAATGAGGGCCTTTGTGGGAATCGGGAATAAAGTGGATCTGAGTGAAGCCGATTTTCTCCCCTGGTTCGGAAATGATCCGGATACTGACTGTATTGCTCTCTATGTGGAGAGTATAGAAAGGGGCAGGAGTTTTCTGGAGGATGCAAGAGATGTGGCTCGCAGTAAACCTGTGGTACTTCTCAAGGCCGGTCGTACCCAGGCAGGGGCTTCGGCGGTCAGTTCTCATACGGGACGCCTGGCCGGATCAGACAAGGTTGTCAGCGGTGCTCTCAGGCAGTACGGTGTTCAGCGTGCCATGGATGATGAAGAACTCTGTGATGCTTCAAAAGTACTCTCCATGGTGAGACCTGCACAGGGAAATCGGGTTGCAGTTATAACTCCCGCCGGGGGATTTGGCGTTATGTGCAGTGATTATATAGACAGCCCTGACAGACGTGCCTCGCTCTGTATGGCGGAAATCTCTGAAATAACTCAGAAGAGGATTAAAGAGAAAACTTTTCCATATGCCTCCTGTCATAACCCGGTTGATCTTACAGCAGGTGCTACGGATGAGATGTTTCTTGAAACACTTAAGGCTCTTATGGATGATGAAGGTGTGGATATTATTATCTGTGTGGCTTTTTTTGCACCACCTACCATTTCTGAGAATCTTCTCCCCGCAATGTCTGCACTAATCAGAGAAGCACCAAAGCCTGTTCTGGTGTTCACCCAGTACGGTCCATTTACAGATGAATATCTGAGACGCTTCTACAGAGAGGGAGTTGCCGGCTATCCTTCTATTAATAGAGTCATCCGGGCTGCCCGTTTTCTTGTTGAAAGGCAGCGTGTACTCAAGGATCTTGAGGATAAATAGATGAATATGAAAGAACTTTTCAGCAGCTGGCGCAGTAATCTCCGGATAGAGAACAAGGCGGATGAATGGGAAACCAAGGAGCTTTTCAGATCTGCAGGACTTCCGGTACCGCCTCAATATCTGTTTAAAAAAAATGTAGAGGATAAGGCTCTGGAATCTCTCTCTTTTCTTCCATCAGATCTGAAGGAGCCCTTTGCGGTGAAACTTTGTTCTCCTGATGTTCTTCACAAGTCCGATGTGGGGGGTGTGAAGCTGGGAGTCGGGCGTAATGATCTTGTATCGGTCCTCAGAGAAATGCGGAATAAGTTTCCGGGAGAGAATTTTCTGATCTATCATATGGAGGCCATAAGGGGGATTGAGTTTATCCTGGGAGCCCTTA includes:
- a CDS encoding acetate--CoA ligase family protein, with product MERDINPEDSIQRLLNPRHIAIIGASDTPGRIGHIIYKTLLSSSAVLYPVNTKQERVGTHRALNSPSELPGNLDLAIVTINAAAAVEAAEACALKGCANIVIIAGGFAETGDEGKALETRLRVLPEKYGCRILGPNSLGVFVPSSNLDTIFVEHGDQALSEGGGVAFITQSGSVGVESLGLASNSGFGMRAFVGIGNKVDLSEADFLPWFGNDPDTDCIALYVESIERGRSFLEDARDVARSKPVVLLKAGRTQAGASAVSSHTGRLAGSDKVVSGALRQYGVQRAMDDEELCDASKVLSMVRPAQGNRVAVITPAGGFGVMCSDYIDSPDRRASLCMAEISEITQKRIKEKTFPYASCHNPVDLTAGATDEMFLETLKALMDDEGVDIIICVAFFAPPTISENLLPAMSALIREAPKPVLVFTQYGPFTDEYLRRFYREGVAGYPSINRVIRAARFLVERQRVLKDLEDK
- a CDS encoding acetate--CoA ligase family protein translates to MNMKELFSSWRSNLRIENKADEWETKELFRSAGLPVPPQYLFKKNVEDKALESLSFLPSDLKEPFAVKLCSPDVLHKSDVGGVKLGVGRNDLVSVLREMRNKFPGENFLIYHMEAIRGIEFILGALNDPSFGPAVMIGAGGVMTELYKDVSFCLAPCTLKDAEHIISELTIAPVLSGFRGSNMDRESLKDIIVKFSDLASAAAEDGAQLDINPIVWNGEDWKVLDAKCVFV